One window of the Bradyrhizobium sp. NP1 genome contains the following:
- a CDS encoding branched-chain amino acid ABC transporter permease, whose protein sequence is MLSHSTTIIIDGISYAAWLFTISIGLTLVFGVLRILNIAHGGFYSFGAYAAAYAIGIAGANGFGMAAQFAFAATLAIVIGVLIGIVVERSVLRQLYHHQEVMVLFATYAVFLILEDATKLIWGGQSLYANGPRDALGQVRLGELLYPVYDVVLILVACVLAFAVSFALNSTRVGRCVTAVVFDRELSASMGINVNRIMMGTFLVGAALGSFAGAITAPKIAVSSGIGVEVIVLAFAVVVIGGLGSIGGAAVGAIIVGLARATTAHLFPQIELFAVYAAMAAVLAVKPHGLFARPEARRI, encoded by the coding sequence TTGCTGAGCCATTCCACAACGATTATCATCGATGGCATATCATACGCAGCTTGGCTCTTCACGATTAGTATCGGCCTTACACTTGTGTTCGGCGTGCTGAGGATCCTTAACATTGCTCATGGTGGCTTCTATTCCTTTGGTGCGTACGCCGCCGCTTACGCGATTGGAATTGCGGGAGCGAATGGATTCGGAATGGCCGCCCAATTCGCATTCGCAGCCACGCTGGCGATCGTCATCGGAGTATTGATTGGAATTGTTGTCGAGCGGTCAGTCCTAAGGCAATTGTACCACCATCAGGAAGTGATGGTGTTGTTTGCAACATATGCGGTGTTTCTAATTCTGGAGGACGCGACGAAGCTAATCTGGGGCGGGCAATCCTTGTACGCAAATGGTCCACGGGATGCCCTCGGTCAGGTTCGGCTGGGTGAGCTGCTGTATCCCGTTTACGATGTGGTGCTTATTTTGGTTGCCTGCGTGCTCGCCTTCGCGGTCTCCTTCGCGCTCAATTCAACACGCGTAGGTCGATGCGTAACGGCGGTCGTATTCGATCGAGAACTAAGCGCATCGATGGGGATCAACGTAAATAGGATTATGATGGGCACGTTTCTCGTAGGTGCAGCACTCGGATCGTTCGCTGGTGCGATAACGGCGCCAAAGATCGCCGTCAGTTCCGGAATAGGAGTCGAGGTAATCGTCTTGGCGTTCGCGGTGGTGGTTATCGGTGGCCTTGGAAGCATTGGTGGAGCGGCTGTCGGCGCAATCATTGTCGGTCTTGCCCGGGCAACGACCGCGCATCTCTTTCCTCAAATCGAGCTCTTCGCGGTTTATGCCGCGATGGCGGCAGTCTTGGCGGTCAAGCCACACGGGCTATTTGCGCGACCGGAGGCACGCCGGATATGA
- a CDS encoding branched-chain amino acid ABC transporter permease: MIKWKLDTTIATLLVLGIVISCGVWWIPGWIRYIGQVAASSALASLGVMVLLRAGLLSFGQGLFYFTGAYTAALLYRHLGVSDAVVLIVAGGLIAGIVAVALGGFISTYRGIFFAMLTLAISMVVYGVAVKVSLFGGSDGLNIGPISMFGFRFRGAAFQVALFLLCIWTTVLLGIAVHLFLRSRLGKVIEAIEDNEVRVEYLGQSVRNSVYAAYIVAGVLGGTGGALAGLSARHVDPGFAYWTTSGDFVFVVILSGQASVLSPFGGAFVLEILRTFAAATFPDEWQLVLGSIMLLIVLFIPNGLGHVFVMLRTHLNGRNQSAEISSSNQETAQP, translated from the coding sequence ATGATCAAGTGGAAGCTTGACACTACGATCGCCACACTCCTCGTCCTTGGGATAGTCATTTCGTGCGGCGTTTGGTGGATACCAGGGTGGATCCGATATATCGGACAAGTGGCGGCGTCATCCGCGCTGGCATCGCTCGGCGTAATGGTTCTGCTTCGTGCCGGATTGCTTTCATTCGGCCAAGGACTCTTCTATTTCACTGGAGCCTACACTGCTGCCCTGCTTTACAGGCATTTGGGAGTTAGCGATGCCGTTGTGCTGATTGTTGCCGGCGGCCTTATTGCCGGCATTGTGGCGGTAGCTCTAGGGGGCTTCATCTCAACGTATCGCGGTATTTTTTTCGCGATGCTGACCTTGGCGATCTCTATGGTTGTATACGGTGTCGCTGTAAAGGTTAGTCTCTTCGGCGGCAGTGACGGCCTTAACATAGGCCCTATCTCGATGTTCGGTTTTCGTTTCCGGGGAGCGGCGTTTCAAGTCGCTCTGTTTCTCCTTTGCATCTGGACGACAGTCCTTCTGGGAATTGCTGTTCACTTGTTTCTTAGATCGCGCTTGGGCAAGGTCATCGAAGCCATAGAGGACAATGAAGTTCGTGTCGAATATTTAGGGCAATCGGTTCGCAACTCCGTGTATGCCGCGTATATCGTGGCAGGCGTCCTGGGCGGTACGGGGGGAGCTCTCGCAGGACTTTCTGCTCGTCATGTTGATCCTGGCTTCGCCTACTGGACGACTTCTGGCGATTTTGTCTTCGTCGTTATCCTGAGTGGTCAAGCGAGCGTGCTCAGTCCATTTGGCGGTGCGTTCGTTCTAGAGATCCTCCGTACGTTCGCCGCTGCGACGTTTCCAGATGAATGGCAGTTGGTTCTCGGCTCGATTATGCTTCTGATCGTATTGTTCATTCCGAACGGTCTTGGCCACGTGTTCGTAATGTTAAGAACACACTTAAACGGACGCAACCAAAGTGCCGAGATATCGTCCAGCAACCAGGAAACCGCCCAGCCATGA
- a CDS encoding ABC transporter ATP-binding protein gives MSLVLECVGLQKNFGGFRATQGIDLSISRGEIVGVIGANGAGKTTLLNIVSGYLRPSAGQVLFLGADVTGMSPRSLVRRGIARSFQIPQLFVRSTARQNIMLALALLCEPRSAMLRGFDDERLARCADNILNSYGLASHAGSVVDKLPQGVRKLLDIAMATCAEPTLLLLDEPTSGVSSEEKNDLMRSLARRFSVAGMTVLFIEHDMEIVREYASRVIALYDGRIISDGTADTVFADEQVVQLITGHRNKNARS, from the coding sequence ATGAGTCTCGTACTAGAGTGCGTGGGTTTACAGAAGAACTTTGGGGGTTTTCGGGCCACTCAAGGCATTGATCTCTCTATCAGTCGCGGCGAAATTGTTGGCGTGATCGGAGCCAATGGGGCAGGTAAGACCACGCTACTGAACATCGTATCGGGCTATCTAAGACCAAGCGCTGGCCAGGTCCTTTTCCTTGGAGCCGACGTAACCGGTATGTCCCCGCGTTCGTTGGTACGCAGGGGGATTGCTCGATCCTTCCAAATTCCTCAACTTTTCGTTCGATCGACTGCACGCCAGAACATCATGTTGGCGCTCGCACTGCTTTGCGAACCGCGATCAGCGATGCTGCGAGGCTTTGACGATGAGCGTCTCGCGAGGTGCGCAGATAACATTCTAAACTCGTACGGGCTTGCTAGTCACGCGGGGTCAGTAGTGGACAAGCTGCCGCAAGGTGTTCGCAAGCTTCTTGATATTGCAATGGCGACTTGTGCCGAGCCGACCTTGCTGTTGCTTGACGAGCCGACTAGTGGCGTCAGCAGTGAGGAAAAGAATGATCTTATGAGAAGCTTGGCACGGCGCTTCAGCGTGGCCGGTATGACCGTGCTATTCATCGAACATGATATGGAAATTGTGCGTGAATATGCCTCGAGGGTAATCGCCCTTTATGACGGGCGGATCATATCCGATGGAACGGCAGACACCGTCTTCGCCGATGAGCAGGTAGTCCAACTCATTACCGGGCATCGCAACAAGAATGCAAGAAGCTAG
- a CDS encoding ATP-binding cassette domain-containing protein, translated as MLKLSHVSVKIAGAEVLRDVSMDLRPKAFVALVGRNGAGKTTLMRSVMGLLPISSGQIFIDGQNATYQMAFARARNGIGYLPEDRRLVPDWTVEQNIRLPSWASQKADIELKLERIYWQIPEVAQFRQRKALELSGGQQKLVALARAFMASKNLLILDEPFEGVAPVLVQRLVEILSDLRRQNALSVLISESDGTNSQHLVDYNYAIERGRVTVS; from the coding sequence ATGCTTAAATTGTCGCACGTGAGCGTAAAGATCGCCGGCGCGGAGGTTTTGCGCGACGTGTCTATGGACTTGCGGCCAAAGGCATTCGTCGCGTTAGTTGGTCGGAATGGTGCCGGCAAGACTACATTGATGCGTTCGGTTATGGGCTTGCTTCCGATTTCATCTGGTCAGATCTTCATTGACGGTCAAAACGCGACTTATCAGATGGCTTTCGCTCGCGCGAGGAATGGCATCGGCTATTTGCCCGAAGATCGTCGACTGGTGCCAGATTGGACAGTTGAACAGAATATTCGATTGCCTTCGTGGGCATCGCAAAAGGCAGATATTGAGCTCAAACTCGAGAGAATCTATTGGCAGATCCCCGAAGTCGCGCAATTTCGCCAACGCAAGGCGTTGGAGCTGAGCGGCGGTCAGCAGAAGCTCGTTGCCCTAGCTCGTGCTTTCATGGCCTCAAAAAACCTGCTAATTCTTGATGAGCCTTTTGAAGGGGTTGCTCCCGTACTAGTTCAGCGACTAGTCGAGATCCTATCTGATCTCCGGCGACAGAATGCATTGAGCGTCCTGATATCTGAATCGGACGGGACAAACAGCCAGCATCTCGTTGATTACAATTATGCCATCGAACGTGGTCGGGTAACTGTCTCTTAG
- a CDS encoding LysR substrate-binding domain-containing protein, producing MQLLDRSGKSIRPTDAGEIYLRHARRAFDELEVAERAVRDVEDLSIGALRMGITPTFAPYLVGPLVRRYRDRYPAIALSVVEIAQREMEVALGPATSIWVSPSAAFRRKTSSGRRCTPNVSCLSSAAVTQTPEPGRSIGPSTLASQSFALLDRSFVTRVLVDQYFDCRSVRPHVAVEANSISVIVEIVRNTGLATVLPEQVAQAQSDLSPLHLVPALDRRRVALLRRRGGYRSAAARAFVDVVEEYVRELGDQEPGRGAPTLV from the coding sequence GTGCAGTTGTTGGATCGAAGCGGCAAATCCATCCGTCCAACCGACGCCGGCGAAATCTATCTGCGCCATGCGCGTCGTGCATTCGACGAACTGGAAGTCGCCGAGCGTGCCGTGCGCGATGTCGAGGACCTTTCGATCGGCGCACTCCGCATGGGCATCACGCCGACCTTTGCGCCCTATCTTGTCGGCCCGCTCGTCCGACGTTATCGCGACCGGTATCCGGCCATCGCGCTCTCCGTGGTGGAGATCGCGCAGCGAGAAATGGAGGTAGCGCTGGGTCCGGCGACCTCGATCTGGGTATCGCCTTCGGCAGCGTTCAGGCGGAAGACGTCGAGTGGACGCCGCTGCACGCCGAACGTCTCCTGCTTATCGTCGGCAGCCGTCACCCAAACGCCCGAACCGGGGCGTTCGATAGGTCCCTCGACGCTGGCGTCCCAGTCGTTTGCCTTGCTCGATCGATCCTTCGTCACGCGTGTTCTCGTCGACCAATACTTTGATTGCCGGAGCGTCCGGCCGCACGTTGCCGTCGAAGCGAACTCGATTTCCGTCATCGTGGAGATCGTTCGCAATACGGGCCTCGCGACCGTACTGCCGGAACAGGTCGCGCAGGCTCAAAGCGATCTCAGTCCATTGCATCTGGTGCCGGCGCTCGACCGAAGGCGCGTCGCCTTGCTTCGACGTCGCGGCGGCTATCGTAGCGCCGCCGCGCGTGCATTCGTCGATGTCGTTGAAGAATACGTCCGTGAGCTCGGCGATCAAGAGCCGGGCCGCGGAGCGCCAACCCTCGTATGA
- a CDS encoding autoinducer binding domain-containing protein: protein MSARPGFARPGQQLLDEAAQFGIRLGFTVPIHDGHGPIAALTFAADESRPQFERFIASHGRLLHDYKFVMEPGEAKLPKPPIK from the coding sequence GTGAGTGCTCGCCCTGGGTTTGCCAGACCCGGGCAGCAACTCCTCGATGAGGCCGCGCAATTCGGCATCCGGCTTGGCTTTACCGTGCCCATTCACGACGGCCACGGTCCAATCGCTGCATTGACCTTTGCCGCTGACGAGAGCCGCCCGCAATTCGAACGGTTCATTGCTTCGCATGGACGCCTTCTTCACGACTACAAGTTCGTCATGGAGCCTGGCGAAGCCAAGCTACCGAAACCGCCGATCAAATAG
- a CDS encoding IclR family transcriptional regulator, whose amino-acid sequence MDSDNVYTPVSGSEVPGTQSLSRAAALLRVIATRNSVGFRLSELVAAVGLERPTVRRLLQGLMREGFVRQAVSTRRYFLGRTLFELGLAASPDFDIRGVCAPALERIAARTGDTAFLTIRSAFDSVCIDRFEGSYPVRALTVEIGARRPLGSTAGGLALLAQLSDQEVDAIVSANAQRLRRYGTLDVSRLRMMVRRTRTLGYALNRNDITEGVTGVGIALEGRPVLPDLAVSVVAISSRLDDNRQEEVAEIIRAETALIIKQPERSRS is encoded by the coding sequence ATGGACTCTGATAACGTCTATACACCCGTCTCGGGTTCAGAAGTGCCCGGCACACAAAGTCTCAGCCGGGCCGCGGCGCTTCTGCGTGTCATCGCCACGCGGAATTCCGTTGGCTTTCGCTTGTCCGAACTCGTCGCGGCCGTCGGGCTTGAGCGGCCCACTGTGCGCCGGCTGTTGCAGGGCTTGATGCGTGAAGGATTTGTGCGCCAAGCAGTGTCGACGCGCCGTTATTTTCTCGGCCGGACTCTGTTCGAACTGGGTCTCGCGGCATCACCTGATTTCGACATACGCGGTGTTTGTGCTCCTGCACTCGAACGCATTGCCGCACGAACGGGCGATACGGCGTTTCTGACAATCCGCAGCGCGTTCGATTCAGTTTGCATCGACCGTTTCGAAGGCTCCTACCCGGTCCGCGCGCTTACCGTTGAGATCGGAGCAAGACGCCCGCTGGGTTCGACGGCCGGGGGACTGGCGCTGCTCGCGCAGCTAAGCGATCAGGAAGTTGATGCGATCGTTTCGGCGAATGCACAGCGGCTCCGGCGGTATGGCACACTCGACGTTTCCAGATTGCGGATGATGGTCAGACGAACCCGTACGCTCGGTTATGCGCTGAATCGGAACGATATTACCGAGGGCGTAACGGGCGTTGGCATCGCCTTGGAGGGTCGACCGGTCCTTCCTGACCTCGCCGTCAGCGTTGTCGCGATTTCCAGCCGCCTTGACGACAATCGTCAGGAAGAGGTTGCGGAAATCATTCGCGCCGAAACTGCACTCATTATCAAACAACCGGAGCGTTCTCGCTCTTAA